The following are encoded together in the Tripterygium wilfordii isolate XIE 37 chromosome 3, ASM1340144v1, whole genome shotgun sequence genome:
- the LOC119992878 gene encoding serine carboxypeptidase-like 51, with protein MEKHHVLLLFLLFSFLLFHLIVAMESEDRTEEWGYVEVREKAHMFWWHYKSPHRVEDASKPWPIILWLSGGPGTSGTAFGNFYQVGPRGENLLSRESTWVRKADLLFVDSPVGTGFSYVVGELRVARSDEQIAIDLLALLKNLFDTNQALQKSPLFIFGESYAGKTAAILGLQILKSIEENKLKLRLGGVALGCSWISPLDSVLTWGPLLKDMSWLDDAGLEEANRWASKIQNQLENHNAMDATGTWSALQDAILDNSNSVDLHNFLFDHQRRANTQAENPVDFKKLMNGVVKSRLKIIPEDVDWGGQQDLIFKALRGDFMNPKIKEVGELLAKGVNVTIYNGQLDIICSTKGAESWVKKLIWDGLETFLKTSRVPLYHGNDRETKGFKRSHRHLTFYWILRAGHVIPKDQPWITLQMVGEITESPRLDTEKEDMIVLR; from the exons ATGGAGAAACATCATgtccttcttctctttctcttgttTTCCTTCTTACTTTTTCATTTGATTGTTGCTATGGAAAGTGAAGATAGAACTGAGGAGTGGGGCTATGTTGAAGTTCGTGAGA AAGCTCACATGTTTTGGTGGCATTATAAAAGTCCCCATAGAGTTGAAGATGCATCTAAACCATGGCCCATAATCTTATGGCTGTCAGGAGGTCCG GGTACCTCTGGAACTGCATTTGGAAATTTCTATCAAGTAGGACCACGAGGTGAAAATTTATTGTCTCGTGAATCAACATGGGTTCGGAAGGCAGACCTCTTATTTGTG GATAGTCCAGTTGGAACGGGGTTTAGTTATGTCGTGGGTGAGTTACGGGTGGCTAGGAGTGATGAACAAATAGCAATCGACTTGCTTGCGTTGTTGAAAAATCTCTTTGATACAAACCAAGCCCTCCAAAAAAGTCCTCTCTTTATCTTTGGAGAATCATATGCAGGAAAAACCGCAGCTATTCTTGGACTACAAATTTTGAAATCCATTGAAGAGAACAAACTAAAACTTCGACTTGGAG GAGTTGCCTTGGGATGTAGCTGGATTTCTCCCCTAGATTCTGTG CTTACGTGGGGGCCACTTCTGAAAGACATGTCTTGGCTTGACGATGCTGGTTTAGAGGAAGCAAATAG ATGGGCttcaaaaatacaaaatcagCTTGAAAATCACAACGCCATGGATGCAACAGGAACATGGAGTGCACTCCAAGATGCAATTCTAGATAACAGTAACTCTGTG GATTTACATAACTTCTTGTTCGATCATCAAAGAAGGGCTAATACCCAAGCAGAAAACCCTGTTGACTTTAAAAAGTTGATGAATGGTGTTGTTAAATCAAGGTTGAAAATTATTCCTGAGGATGTGGA TTGGGGAGGACAACAAGATCTAATCTTTAAAGCATTGAGGGGTGACTTCATGAATCCCAAAATTAAGGAG GTTGGCGAGCTCTTGGCCAAAGGCGTAAATGTCACCATATACAATGGACAG CTTGACATCATATGCTCAACAAAAGGAGCAGAATCGTGGGTAAAAAAGCTCAT ATGGGATGGTTTGGAAACCTTCTTGAAAACCAGTCGTGTTCCTCTGTACCATGGAAATGATAGAGAAACCAAAGGATTTAAAAGATCACATAGGCACTTGACATTCTATTGGATTCTTAGGGCTGGTCATGTT ATTCCAAAGGACCAACCATGGATTACTTTGCAGATGGTAGGAGAAATTACTGAATCACCTA
- the LOC119992888 gene encoding serine carboxypeptidase-like 51: MGKQYAISLVFLLLSFSVLLSHLIVAMKSEDGTEEWGYVEVREKAHMFWWRYKSPHRVEDPSKPWPIILWLSGGPGISGIASGNLYQVGPRDERLLTRESTWLRKADLLFVDSPVGTGFSYVEGELRVTRTDEKIAIDLLALLKYHFNANKALQQSPLFIFGESYGGKIAAILGLQILESIEANELKLQLGGVALGCSWISPLDFVLTWGPLLGDMSRLDEIGLEKTNSLALKIQNQLENHNAMDATGTMDHLQNVISDYSNSVNLHNFMLDRKPDIEEKMSVHFKKLMNGVVKEKLKIIPKDVIWGQQDHLVPRALRGEIMKPKIQEVDKLLAKGVKVAIYNGQFDIMCSPKGAESWVKKLEWDELENFLKTDRVPLYYGSDGETKGFKKSHQNLTFYWILKAGHSIPKDQPWITLQMVGEITGSPGTS; encoded by the exons ATGGGGAAACAGTATGCCATTAGTCTTGTCTTTCTCTTGCTTTCCTTCTCGGTCTTACTTTCTCATTTGATTGTTGCTATGAAAAGTGAAGATGGAACTGAGGAGTGGGGCTATGTTGAAGTTCGTGAGA AAGCTCACATGTTTTGGTGGCGTTATAAGAGTCCCCATAGAGTTGAAGATCCATCCAAACCATGGCCCATAATTCTATGGCTATCAGGAGGTCCG GGTATCTCTGGAATTGCGTCGGGAAATTTATATCAAGTAGGACCTCGAGATGAACGTTTATTGACTCGTGAATCTACGTGGCTTCGAAAAGCAGATCTATTATTTGTG GATAGTCCAGTTGGGACAGGGTTTAGTTATGTGGAGGGTGAGTTACGGGTGACTAGGACTGATGAAAAGATAGCAATCGACTTACTTGCCTTGTTGAAATATCACTTTAATGCAAACAAGGCCCTCCAACAAAGTCCTCTCTTTATCTTTGGAGAGTCATATGGAGGAAAAATTGCAGCAATTCTTGGGTTACAAATTTTGGAATCCATTGAAGCTAACGAGCTAAAACTTCAACTTGGAG GAGTTGCCTTGGGGTGTAGCTGGATTTCTCCTCTAGATTTTGTG CTTACATGGGGACCTCTTCTAGGAGACATGTCTCGACTTGATGAGATTGGATTAGAGAAAACAAATAG TTTAGCTTTAAAGATACAAAATCAGTTGGAAAATCACAACGCTATGGATGCAACTGGGACAATGGATCATCTTCAAAATGTTATTAGTGATTATAGCAATTCTGTG AACTTGCATAACTTCATGTTAGATAGAAAACCTGATATCGAAGAGAAAATGTCTGTTCACTTTAAGAAGTTGATGAATGGTGTTGTTaaagaaaaactgaaaattatTCCTAAGGATGTGAT ATGGGGACAACAAGATCATCTTGTCCCGCGAGCCTTGAGGGGTGAAATCATGAAACCTAAAATTCAAGAG GTTGACAAGCTCTTAGCCAAAGGCGTAAAGGTTGCTATATACAATGGACAG TTTGATATCATGTGCTCACCAAAAGGGGCAGAATCATGGGTAAAAAAACTTGA GTGGGATGAGTTGGAGAATTTCTTAAAGACAGATCGTGTTCCTTTATATTATGGAAGTGATGGAGAGACCAAAGGGTTTAAGAAATCACACCAAAACCTGACTTTCTATTGGATTCTTAAAGCCGGTCATAGT ATTCCAAAAGATCAACCATGGATTACTTTACAGATGGTGGGAGAAATTACTGGATCACCCGGCACTTCTTAG